One stretch of Oceanimonas pelagia DNA includes these proteins:
- the lpxC gene encoding UDP-3-O-acyl-N-acetylglucosamine deacetylase encodes MIRQRTLKNTVQATGIGLHSGHKVQLRFVPAPANTGIVFRRTDLEPQVEIRADADLVKDTMLCTALVNDQGVRVSTIEHLSAALAGLGIDNLYIEVDAPEVPVMDGSSHPFIYLLQSGGIRELNALKRFIRIKQPVRVEDGDKWAELRPFNKGFRMDLTIDFKHPVFEGQSQHLVLDFSGAAFVKELSRARTFGFMRDIEYLHSQNLALGGSLENAVVLDEYKVLNEDGLRYPNEFVKHKMLDAIGDLYMCNHSILGEFRAYKTGHALNNNLLRALLAQTEAWEMVTFGDEGAESPIRYYDTAFQPA; translated from the coding sequence ATGATTAGACAACGAACTCTCAAGAATACCGTGCAGGCCACCGGAATCGGTCTGCATTCCGGTCACAAGGTGCAGTTGCGCTTTGTTCCTGCGCCGGCCAACACAGGTATCGTGTTTCGTCGTACCGATCTGGAGCCGCAGGTCGAGATTCGGGCCGACGCCGACCTGGTGAAGGACACCATGCTGTGCACCGCGCTGGTCAACGATCAGGGCGTGCGGGTGTCTACCATTGAGCACCTGTCTGCCGCTCTGGCGGGGCTGGGCATCGACAACCTCTATATCGAGGTGGATGCCCCCGAGGTACCGGTGATGGACGGCAGCTCCCATCCCTTCATCTACCTGCTGCAGTCCGGCGGCATTCGCGAGCTGAACGCGCTCAAGCGCTTCATTCGCATCAAGCAGCCGGTACGGGTGGAAGACGGCGACAAATGGGCCGAGCTGCGTCCCTTCAACAAGGGCTTTCGCATGGACCTGACCATCGACTTCAAGCACCCGGTGTTTGAAGGCCAGAGTCAGCATCTGGTACTGGACTTTTCCGGTGCTGCCTTTGTGAAAGAGCTGAGCCGGGCCCGTACCTTTGGCTTTATGCGCGACATCGAGTACCTGCACTCCCAGAACCTGGCGCTGGGCGGCAGCCTGGAAAACGCCGTGGTGCTGGATGAATACAAGGTGCTCAACGAAGACGGATTGCGTTACCCCAACGAGTTTGTGAAGCACAAGATGCTGGACGCCATCGGCGACCTGTACATGTGCAACCACAGCATTCTGGGCGAGTTCCGGGCCTACAAGACCGGCCACGCCCTGAACAACAACCTGTTGCGGGCGCTGCTGGCGCAGACCGAGGCCTGGGAAATGGTCACCTTCGGTGACGAGGGCGCCGAATCGCCGATCCGTTACTACGACACCGCGTTTCAGCCCGCCTGA